The Allochromatium tepidum genome has a window encoding:
- a CDS encoding STAS domain-containing protein — protein MNPPARLTAPEPDRWTLVGVLDFDTVARLAVEGEALLRTAATRGRTSLVIDLAGVERANSAGLALLLEWLEMARARGLSLSYAHLTDSLRRLAAVSNLNDLLPPANGFAP, from the coding sequence GTGAATCCGCCCGCCCGTCTGACCGCGCCCGAACCCGACCGCTGGACGCTCGTCGGCGTGCTCGACTTCGATACCGTCGCTCGGCTCGCCGTCGAGGGCGAGGCGTTGCTGCGCACGGCGGCGACACGCGGCCGGACGTCGCTGGTGATCGATCTCGCTGGGGTCGAACGGGCCAACAGCGCCGGGTTGGCGCTCCTGCTGGAGTGGCTGGAGATGGCCCGCGCCCGTGGGCTGAGCCTGAGCTATGCTCATCTGACCGACTCGCTCCGACGACTCGCGGCGGTCTCGAATCTGAACGATCTGTTGCCGCCGGCCAACGGATTCGCCCCCTGA
- the murA gene encoding UDP-N-acetylglucosamine 1-carboxyvinyltransferase: protein MDKLLITGGTPLQGEVRASGAKNAALPILAATLLADGPVNLTNVPRLRDIRTTLDLLGRMGARLTQDATDGIRVEPAELTSFVAPYELVKTMRASILVLGPLVARYGRADVSLPGGCAIGARPVNLHIDGLRAMGAEVTVEGGYIRARARRLHGARIVMELVSVTGTENLMMAAALAEGETLIENAAREPEVVDLAEFLNALGARIEGAGTDLIRIRGVERLGGGDYRVMPDRIETGTFLVGAAMTGGRVRVTDTRPDCLDAVVQKLREAGAEVTTGADWIELDMGGRRPRSVDIHTAPHPAFPTDMQAQFCALNAIAEGVGTVAETIFENRFMHVPELQRMGADIRIDGHVVVCHGVERLTAAPVMATDLRASAGLVLAGLVARGETLVDRIYHLDRGYETMETKLSTLGADIRRIAGADRILSP from the coding sequence ATGGACAAACTCCTCATCACCGGCGGCACCCCCTTGCAGGGCGAGGTGCGCGCCTCCGGCGCCAAGAACGCGGCACTGCCCATCCTGGCCGCCACCTTGCTGGCCGATGGTCCGGTGAACCTGACCAATGTGCCGCGTCTGCGCGATATCCGCACCACGCTCGATCTGTTGGGGCGCATGGGTGCGCGTCTGACCCAGGACGCGACCGACGGTATCCGCGTCGAGCCTGCCGAGCTGACCAGCTTCGTCGCGCCCTATGAGCTGGTGAAGACCATGCGCGCCTCGATCCTGGTGCTCGGACCTCTGGTGGCGCGCTATGGCCGGGCCGACGTCTCGCTGCCGGGCGGCTGCGCCATCGGTGCGCGTCCGGTCAATCTGCACATCGACGGACTGCGCGCCATGGGGGCCGAGGTGACGGTCGAGGGCGGCTATATCCGCGCCCGCGCCCGGCGGTTGCACGGGGCGCGCATCGTCATGGAACTGGTCTCGGTCACGGGTACTGAGAACCTGATGATGGCCGCCGCCCTGGCCGAGGGCGAGACGCTGATCGAGAACGCGGCGCGCGAGCCGGAGGTCGTGGATCTGGCCGAGTTCCTCAACGCGCTCGGCGCGCGCATCGAGGGGGCGGGCACGGATCTCATCCGCATCCGGGGCGTCGAACGGCTCGGCGGCGGCGACTACCGGGTCATGCCCGACCGCATCGAGACCGGCACCTTCCTGGTCGGCGCGGCCATGACCGGCGGTCGGGTGCGGGTCACGGACACCCGTCCCGACTGTCTGGATGCCGTGGTCCAGAAACTGCGCGAGGCCGGCGCCGAGGTGACGACCGGCGCCGACTGGATCGAACTCGACATGGGCGGTCGACGCCCGCGTTCGGTCGACATCCACACCGCGCCGCATCCGGCCTTCCCGACCGACATGCAGGCCCAGTTCTGTGCGCTCAACGCCATCGCCGAGGGCGTGGGTACGGTCGCCGAGACCATCTTCGAGAACCGCTTCATGCATGTGCCGGAACTCCAGCGCATGGGGGCCGACATCCGCATCGACGGGCATGTCGTCGTCTGTCACGGCGTCGAGCGCCTGACCGCCGCGCCTGTGATGGCCACCGACCTGCGCGCCTCGGCCGGACTGGTGCTGGCCGGACTGGTCGCGCGCGGCGAGACCCTGGTCGACCGCATCTATCACCTGGATCGCGGCTATGAGACTATGGAGACCAAACTCTCGACCCTGGGCGCCGACATCCGGCGCATCGCCGGGGCTGACAGGATCCTATCGCCATGA